One window of Mus caroli chromosome 11, CAROLI_EIJ_v1.1, whole genome shotgun sequence genomic DNA carries:
- the Ndufaf8 gene encoding NADH dehydrogenase [ubiquinone] 1 alpha subcomplex assembly factor 8, whose product MKGPLMSVNGTVWGRVRSRLRAFPEHLAACGAEASAYGKCVQQASTAPGGRLSKDLCVREFEALRSCFAAAAKKTMMGGS is encoded by the exons ATGAAAGGACCGCTCATGTCTGTGAACGGAACGGTGTGGGGGCGTGTGCGGAGCCGTCTCCGAGCCTTCCCCGAGCATCTGGCGGCCTGTGGAGCTGAG GCCTCGGCGTATGGCAAGTGCGTGCAGCAGGCGTCCACCGCCCCAGGAGGCCGCCTGAGTAAGGACCTCTGCGTTCGCGAGTTCGAGGCCCTACGGAGCTGCTTCGCCGCCGCG GCCAAGAAGACCATGATGGGAGGCTCCTAG